The Leptospira sp. WS60.C2 genome includes the window TCGTATGTATTCTTATTTAACTAATATCACCATTCGATCTAGACTGATTCTTTTGCCTCTTCCAATCATCTTCTTTTTACTCATCGTGATCACTTTATACATTCAATCTCAAAATAAGGACATTGAATTTTCGGCGAAAGAACGGAAAGGTATAGAGATCCTTAAACCAGTTTATTTTGCCTTTAAAGTTGCATTACCGAAGTTTAAGATTGGGAATGAGAATATAGATGATTTGAAGCCGATGATAGAAGAGGCAAATACCACGATTCTTAAATCAGGAATCCTTCCGGAAGACTCGAAACAATTGCAGAAATGGAATACGTATTTAGCTCTTGATCGATTTGACCAAGAGACCGCTCGAAACTTCTTGGAGGATACTCAAGAATTGGCGATCAAAATTGGAGATCACTCTAATTTAATTTTAGATCCCAAACTAGAATCCTATTACCAAATGGATATCATCTTGTTTCAAATTCCAACATTGTGGAAACATGTTGGGCAACTGAAGGAATTAATTCGAGATGAATATTTGGGAGAAAATCGTGATCGTAAGACTTTTTCTAATTTAAGTTATACGAAATCGATAATCTCGATTAATGCGATTGAGGCAATTTGTATTAATATATCACGTTCCTATCATAAGACGCAAGAGAATGCACCAGCATATACAGATAGGATTCAACAAAATATAGGAGAATCAAATTCAACTTGTAAAGCCTATGTTGAAGAATTGAGAAGAACTTTGATTACACAGACTAATAAACCGGATTCGTCTGATGAATTATTCAACATCATTCATAAGGGAACTTTTCTTGGTTCAGAGATTCAGAATTTTTCCATTGTGATCTTGGAGAAATTGATTGAAGAGCGTTTGTCAGAGCTAAGATTTCTTCGATTGATTAATATTGTCATACTTGTTTTGCCACTTTCTGCATCCATTCTTTTGATATTTTTCATTTTTAAAAGTATCAACCAGCCATTAAAATCGGTTTTAGTGAAAATTGATGAATTATCAAGTGGTGATGCAGATTTAACAAAACAATTACCATCTTTTGGTGAAAATGAAATTGGTGAGATATCTGGCTCTAT containing:
- a CDS encoding methyl-accepting chemotaxis protein — encoded protein: MYSYLTNITIRSRLILLPLPIIFFLLIVITLYIQSQNKDIEFSAKERKGIEILKPVYFAFKVALPKFKIGNENIDDLKPMIEEANTTILKSGILPEDSKQLQKWNTYLALDRFDQETARNFLEDTQELAIKIGDHSNLILDPKLESYYQMDIILFQIPTLWKHVGQLKELIRDEYLGENRDRKTFSNLSYTKSIISINAIEAICINISRSYHKTQENAPAYTDRIQQNIGESNSTCKAYVEELRRTLITQTNKPDSSDELFNIIHKGTFLGSEIQNFSIVILEKLIEERLSELRFLRLINIVILVLPLSASILLIFFIFKSINQPLKSVLVKIDELSSGDADLTKQLPSFGENEIGEISGSINRFLNQLHDIILQLKKSVNQVEGVSHHLKQDALNVSHHASGLASTSEESAASLEELSSSFEIMFASIANETKNISKIGNEIQNIETSISNVELELTHLSEESVKSTKLADSGNLSIQMTDKAMDEIRIATKEISGIIDLITDISDQTNLLALNASIEAARAGEAGKGFAVVAEEISKLAAKTKSSVRNVMLLITKSHSAVTSGVDNVQETVKALNEIVSQSNRIQVGINRLKSEISLQSSSLTNVSNEVKELQSLAETIEFSCQEQKRTTEDMVVSVNTLSGSAQELAQSSEDLNRVSINMSSVAKTISIIANSFQTAKET